One segment of Pontibacter akesuensis DNA contains the following:
- a CDS encoding PA14 domain-containing protein — MNTTTSLFNKRAGQVILAQFLALFFIALFPLAVAAQTYSGPIVITKGGTYTGNWESRDSNVSAVEIQTTEPVTIINSNIRAAGRMIRSAGHGAANITVRNTSGYGITPTPYSDYKKPRNFMAVDEFKNIVVENCYIEGAAGIALGGRYLGDGSQNQTVKIRYNKAKNIDGRIYGGSTMVNFVSLNFRGAIRNAEVAWNQVINEPSRSAVEDNINVSNTRGTSDSPIRIHNNYIQGAYPINPTSSTYSGGGIIMDSWWNAGMPEPSTIATAYVKVYDNQTVNLGNYNYAIAGGNNIEITGNRAVNSARLPDGTIMNTHNIGFYGYDYYKKGVTHTNTVHRNITGLMGTYAHQRNDVPYFPDGTVKHYDNATLPAGTITKVHEQQEYELWLQKLQRNSVTLGPGGSAPVASSEPAPAPTTAPAPTSPTTTTTGTTTAETGKITREFWADTEGNGSISAIPLTAKPTSITTLSSFEAPSNAGSTYGQRVRGYITAPETGLYTFWIAGDDNAELYLSTSESESGKRKIASVTGWTNSREWNKYDSQQSAQVKLEAGKRYYIEALHIQNWGGDNLAVAWQLPSGAKEAPVAGKRLSTLGSTASAPVASISLTGTATGKITRDFWANQHGGTTSHIQLGQKPTSTTELTSFEAPSDAANNYSQRISGYITAPETGLYTFYIAGDDHADLYLSTTEDAANKRKIASVNGHTNPREWTKYSSQKSVEIRLEAGKRYYIEALHKEDGGGDNLAVAWKLPNGAMEAPIAGNRLSTIGSLQGISAMQISKAADETDAFFAKATAYPNPFRDMVTLTLGTAEAELAQVVIVDQTGREVYKEATPKLVNNELSMNLADLKSGLYILKYTDKAGKTNSLKIVKE, encoded by the coding sequence ATGAACACAACAACATCACTTTTCAACAAGAGAGCTGGACAAGTAATACTAGCTCAATTCCTAGCCTTATTCTTTATTGCACTGTTTCCACTCGCGGTAGCGGCCCAAACCTACAGCGGCCCAATCGTGATCACAAAGGGCGGCACTTACACAGGCAACTGGGAATCAAGAGATTCGAATGTATCAGCGGTGGAAATTCAAACCACAGAACCTGTTACCATCATCAACTCCAACATCCGCGCAGCAGGCCGCATGATTCGCTCGGCAGGACACGGAGCCGCCAACATCACTGTCCGCAACACCAGCGGTTACGGTATCACCCCAACGCCATACTCTGACTACAAGAAGCCGCGTAACTTCATGGCAGTGGATGAGTTTAAGAACATTGTAGTGGAAAACTGCTACATAGAGGGAGCAGCAGGCATCGCCCTGGGCGGCCGCTACTTAGGCGACGGTTCTCAAAATCAAACTGTGAAAATCCGCTACAACAAGGCCAAGAACATCGACGGTCGCATTTATGGCGGTTCTACCATGGTTAACTTCGTGAGCCTTAACTTCCGCGGCGCTATCCGCAACGCAGAGGTAGCCTGGAACCAGGTCATCAACGAGCCTAGCCGCTCTGCAGTAGAAGACAACATTAACGTGTCTAATACTCGCGGTACATCTGACTCTCCTATCCGCATCCACAACAACTACATCCAGGGTGCTTATCCTATTAACCCTACTTCCTCTACTTACTCTGGCGGCGGCATCATCATGGACTCCTGGTGGAATGCTGGCATGCCTGAGCCATCAACTATCGCCACAGCTTATGTGAAGGTTTACGACAACCAGACAGTGAACCTGGGTAACTACAACTACGCCATCGCCGGCGGCAACAATATCGAGATCACTGGAAACCGTGCAGTTAACTCTGCCCGTCTGCCGGATGGCACTATAATGAACACTCATAACATTGGCTTCTACGGCTACGACTATTATAAGAAAGGCGTAACGCATACGAACACAGTGCACCGCAACATTACTGGCTTGATGGGCACTTACGCTCACCAGCGCAACGATGTACCTTACTTCCCGGACGGAACAGTGAAGCACTACGACAACGCAACACTACCAGCAGGAACCATTACAAAAGTGCATGAGCAACAGGAGTATGAGTTATGGCTGCAGAAGCTGCAGAGAAACAGTGTGACACTAGGACCAGGCGGTTCTGCCCCGGTTGCTTCATCTGAGCCTGCTCCAGCTCCTACCACTGCGCCAGCGCCAACTTCTCCAACGACTACTACTACCGGAACTACAACAGCCGAAACAGGCAAGATCACACGTGAATTCTGGGCTGATACAGAAGGCAACGGTAGCATCAGCGCTATTCCTTTGACTGCAAAGCCAACCAGCATCACAACACTTTCTTCGTTCGAGGCTCCAAGCAATGCGGGCAGCACATACGGACAGCGCGTAAGAGGTTACATCACAGCACCGGAAACCGGCCTTTACACGTTCTGGATTGCTGGCGACGACAACGCCGAACTATACTTAAGCACCTCGGAAAGCGAATCAGGCAAGCGCAAAATCGCTTCTGTAACCGGATGGACCAACTCTCGTGAGTGGAACAAGTATGACTCCCAGCAGTCTGCACAGGTAAAACTGGAGGCGGGCAAGCGTTACTACATTGAGGCGCTGCACATCCAAAACTGGGGTGGCGACAACCTGGCCGTGGCCTGGCAACTGCCAAGCGGTGCTAAGGAAGCTCCTGTTGCCGGCAAGAGATTGTCTACGCTAGGAAGCACTGCTTCTGCACCGGTTGCCTCCATCAGCCTTACGGGCACGGCTACTGGCAAAATCACGCGTGACTTCTGGGCAAACCAGCACGGCGGCACCACCAGCCACATCCAGCTCGGCCAAAAGCCAACCAGCACAACAGAGCTAACCTCTTTCGAGGCGCCGTCTGACGCAGCCAACAACTACAGCCAGCGCATCAGCGGTTACATAACAGCACCGGAAACTGGTCTTTATACCTTCTACATTGCAGGCGACGACCACGCAGACCTTTACCTGAGCACGACAGAAGACGCAGCTAACAAAAGAAAGATTGCTTCGGTTAACGGACACACTAACCCACGTGAGTGGACCAAGTATAGCTCACAGAAGTCTGTAGAAATAAGACTGGAGGCTGGCAAGCGTTACTACATCGAGGCCCTGCACAAGGAAGACGGTGGCGGCGACAACCTGGCGGTGGCATGGAAACTTCCTAACGGCGCCATGGAAGCTCCGATCGCTGGCAACAGACTGTCTACAATCGGATCGCTGCAGGGTATCTCTGCCATGCAAATCTCTAAGGCAGCAGATGAGACAGATGCTTTCTTTGCCAAAGCAACAGCCTACCCTAACCCGTTCCGCGACATGGTAACCCTGACTTTAGGAACCGCCGAAGCAGAACTGGCGCAGGTAGTGATCGTAGACCAGACAGGACGCGAAGTATACAAGGAGGCAACTCCGAAGTTGGTTAACAACGAGCTTAGCATGAACCTGGCTGACCTGAAGAGCGGCCTGTACATCCTGAAATACACCGACAAAGCAGGCAAGACTAATAGCCTGAAAATAGTAAAAGAATAG
- a CDS encoding alpha-1,2-fucosyltransferase, protein MNYKAGQLANRLFYFSHFISNSLAYNYKLLNPSFNDYKEFFISTASDNFNGHDISLNITDNQQLDELMRKAVNAVQKVQIDPLRKLPGFYFHEIKAFDAAPKSFDMNDPEFVASAKSKIVFIDGWLYRDFKNFEKYAPSIRQIFTPLPKYSQQVQEVMNRCRQLGDTVIGVHIRRGDYKTYNDGKWYYEDEVYFSKMQELKQQLEAQGKRCVFLICSNEKVNPESFPGMALVTEDRHFIVDLYALSQCDYLIGPPSTFTMWASFYGETPLLAIDDASQTVPLSDFKIVTKG, encoded by the coding sequence ATGAACTATAAAGCCGGACAGCTTGCCAACCGGTTATTTTATTTTTCTCATTTCATATCGAACAGCTTAGCTTACAACTACAAGCTCCTGAACCCCTCTTTCAATGATTATAAGGAGTTCTTTATCTCCACCGCTTCTGATAATTTCAACGGGCATGACATCAGCCTGAACATAACCGACAACCAGCAGCTGGATGAACTGATGCGGAAAGCCGTAAACGCGGTGCAGAAAGTACAGATAGATCCTCTACGGAAACTACCGGGCTTTTACTTCCATGAAATCAAAGCCTTTGATGCCGCACCCAAAAGCTTCGACATGAACGATCCGGAGTTTGTCGCCTCCGCAAAAAGCAAAATCGTGTTCATAGATGGCTGGCTCTACCGCGATTTCAAGAACTTTGAAAAGTATGCCCCAAGCATCCGGCAGATTTTTACGCCGCTTCCGAAGTACAGCCAGCAGGTGCAGGAAGTGATGAACCGCTGCAGGCAACTGGGAGATACGGTAATAGGCGTGCACATCCGGCGCGGAGACTATAAAACCTATAACGACGGCAAGTGGTACTACGAGGATGAGGTATACTTCAGCAAAATGCAGGAGCTAAAGCAACAGCTGGAGGCGCAGGGCAAGCGCTGTGTCTTCCTGATCTGCTCAAACGAGAAGGTGAACCCGGAAAGCTTTCCAGGGATGGCGCTCGTAACTGAGGACCGTCATTTTATTGTGGACCTGTATGCGCTCTCTCAGTGCGATTACCTGATCGGGCCGCCAAGCACCTTCACCATGTGGGCCTCTTTCTATGGCGAAACCCCGCTTCTGGCCATAGATGATGCATCGCAGACTGTTCCGCTCTCTGATTTTAAGATAGTCACCAAAGGATAG
- a CDS encoding glycosyl hydrolase — MRKAGKKRNIYKLVMGVIAVAILGVVLVLVFSPYNKERNSQRDVATVSPDPCQVVYSGPIVITKGGTYTGHWESRDSNVSAVEVQTSEPVLILNSSIRAAGRMIRSAGHGANITVRNTSGYGIAPTPYADYKKPRNFVAVDEFRNIVVENCHIEGAAGIALGGRYVGNGTPEQTVRIRFNTARNIDGRVHGGQAMVNFVGLNFRNPVPHALIAWNQVVNEPGRSLVEDNINVSNSRGTPDSPIRIHDNYIQGAYPLNPTSSTYSGGGIIMDSWWNEGMPDPASVATAYVKVYNNQTVNLSNYNYAIAGGNNIEITGNRAVTSALLPDGTPVSTHNIGFYGYDYYKKGVTHSNAIHANTTGLMGTLAHQRNDAPYLPDGTVAFHSNATLPPGTITREHEKHEYQLWLQKLKKNSIQVGPTPPTGCPDRQEIYVNEPEVPSDTTARHAAPPDL, encoded by the coding sequence ATGAGAAAAGCAGGTAAAAAGCGAAACATATACAAATTAGTAATGGGCGTTATTGCGGTTGCTATACTTGGTGTGGTGCTTGTACTTGTTTTCTCTCCTTATAATAAGGAAAGAAATAGCCAGCGTGATGTGGCCACAGTTTCTCCTGATCCCTGCCAGGTTGTGTACTCGGGACCTATCGTGATCACGAAGGGGGGCACGTACACGGGCCACTGGGAGAGCCGCGACTCCAACGTCTCGGCCGTGGAGGTGCAGACCTCAGAGCCCGTGCTCATCCTCAACTCCTCCATCCGCGCCGCCGGCCGCATGATCCGCTCGGCCGGCCACGGGGCCAACATCACCGTCCGCAACACCTCCGGCTACGGCATCGCCCCCACCCCCTACGCCGACTACAAGAAGCCCCGCAACTTTGTGGCCGTCGACGAGTTCCGAAACATCGTCGTGGAGAACTGCCACATCGAGGGCGCGGCCGGCATCGCCCTGGGCGGCCGCTACGTGGGCAACGGCACACCAGAGCAGACCGTGCGCATCCGCTTCAACACCGCCAGGAACATCGACGGCCGCGTGCACGGCGGCCAGGCCATGGTCAACTTCGTGGGCCTCAACTTCCGAAACCCCGTGCCCCACGCCCTGATAGCCTGGAACCAGGTCGTAAACGAGCCCGGCCGCTCCCTGGTGGAGGACAACATCAACGTCTCCAACTCCCGCGGCACCCCCGACTCCCCCATCCGCATACACGACAACTACATCCAGGGCGCCTACCCCCTCAACCCCACCTCCTCCACCTACTCCGGGGGCGGCATCATCATGGACTCCTGGTGGAACGAGGGCATGCCCGACCCGGCCTCCGTGGCCACAGCTTATGTGAAGGTCTACAACAACCAGACCGTCAACCTTAGCAACTACAACTACGCCATCGCCGGCGGAAACAACATCGAGATCACCGGCAACCGCGCCGTCACCTCGGCCCTGCTCCCCGACGGCACCCCGGTGAGCACCCACAACATCGGCTTCTACGGCTACGACTACTACAAGAAGGGCGTCACCCACTCCAACGCCATACACGCCAACACCACCGGCCTGATGGGCACACTGGCCCACCAGCGCAACGACGCCCCCTACCTGCCCGACGGAACCGTCGCCTTCCACTCAAACGCCACACTGCCCCCGGGAACAATCACAAGGGAACACGAAAAACACGAATACCAACTCTGGCTACAGAAGCTGAAAAAGAACAGTATTCAGGTTGGGCCTACACCTCCTACTGGGTGTCCGGATAGGCAGGAAATTTACGTAAATGAGCCGGAAGTGCCTTCTGATACAACAGCCAGGCATGCTGCACCACCTGACTTATAG
- a CDS encoding glycosyltransferase family 2 protein, translated as MIHIVIPVFNRKEYTKACLVSLQAQTNQSFKVIIVDDGSTDGTEEMLRNEFPEVVVLKGDGGLFWTAGVNMGIRHALKEGAELVMTMNNDVLVDSEMIAQMYRWHKEKPKALLGALELDASNNQPIFGGERLNWKTNTIEHLLQVLPENERKGLHPVTHLPGRSLLIPRVVFDTIGVLDQERFPHYIADYDYTHTARRAGFELFVNYDAKILTYPEESGERQIRSSKTFKNYYKHLFDIKGGGNLRDFTRFTLKNCPPPYVPYHLANGYARRLLGYFLK; from the coding sequence ATGATACACATTGTCATACCTGTTTTCAACAGAAAAGAATATACCAAAGCGTGCCTTGTGTCTTTGCAGGCACAGACAAATCAGTCGTTTAAAGTAATTATTGTGGATGACGGCTCCACAGACGGAACAGAGGAAATGCTTCGGAATGAGTTTCCGGAAGTAGTGGTGCTGAAAGGCGATGGCGGCCTCTTCTGGACTGCCGGCGTGAACATGGGCATCCGCCATGCGCTGAAGGAGGGTGCGGAACTGGTGATGACCATGAACAACGATGTGCTGGTCGACAGCGAGATGATAGCACAGATGTACCGCTGGCACAAAGAAAAGCCAAAGGCGCTGCTCGGTGCGCTGGAGTTGGATGCCTCCAACAACCAGCCTATATTCGGGGGGGAGCGGCTGAACTGGAAGACAAACACCATTGAGCACCTGCTGCAGGTGCTTCCGGAGAATGAGCGAAAAGGCCTGCATCCTGTTACGCATTTGCCGGGCCGTAGCCTGCTTATCCCCAGGGTGGTATTTGATACCATTGGCGTGCTGGACCAGGAGCGTTTCCCACATTATATTGCCGACTACGACTATACGCACACCGCGCGCCGGGCCGGGTTTGAGCTTTTCGTGAATTACGATGCAAAGATCCTCACATACCCGGAGGAAAGTGGTGAAAGACAGATCAGAAGCTCCAAGACTTTCAAGAACTATTACAAGCACCTGTTCGACATTAAGGGTGGCGGTAACCTGCGCGACTTCACACGCTTTACCTTAAAAAACTGCCCGCCACCCTACGTTCCCTATCACCTGGCTAATGGGTACGCGCGCAGGTTGCTGGGCTACTTCCTGAAGTAG
- a CDS encoding nucleotide-diphospho-sugar transferase, whose protein sequence is MSTPRDPLHTPVLLILFNRPHTTQQVFERIRQVKPSRLYVAADGPRAHVATDAARCEETRRIVEQVDWECEVKTLFQEKNMGCGVAPASAITWLFEHEETGIILEDDCVPSKSFFWYCQELLEKYKHDTRVMHISGNNYLNGWRRDSDYSYYFSDKVNAWGWATWRRAWDLYDFNIPNYPELKQKGYLNGIFLNKFEEFYRLSKLQDTYTNIQKCDVWDYQWEFTVYSNSGLCIVPEVNLVRNIGFGDDATHTFNKQDKKAEVHEQEIELPLRHPRYVIRDLESDKKNFNHLIRDKVSSKLRSIFSLSL, encoded by the coding sequence ATGAGTACTCCTAGAGACCCACTGCACACCCCGGTGTTGCTGATATTATTTAACAGACCCCATACCACCCAACAAGTATTTGAAAGAATCAGGCAGGTGAAGCCGAGCAGGCTCTATGTTGCTGCCGATGGCCCGCGTGCCCATGTGGCAACTGACGCGGCGCGCTGCGAGGAAACCCGCCGCATTGTGGAGCAGGTGGATTGGGAGTGCGAGGTAAAAACGCTGTTCCAGGAAAAGAACATGGGCTGCGGCGTGGCGCCTGCCAGCGCCATCACGTGGCTTTTTGAGCACGAAGAGACAGGCATTATACTTGAGGATGACTGTGTTCCCTCCAAAAGCTTTTTCTGGTACTGCCAGGAACTGCTGGAGAAGTATAAGCACGACACACGCGTGATGCACATCAGCGGCAACAATTATCTGAACGGCTGGCGCCGCGACAGCGACTACTCCTACTACTTCTCTGACAAAGTAAATGCCTGGGGCTGGGCCACCTGGCGCCGCGCCTGGGACCTCTACGATTTCAACATCCCCAATTACCCGGAACTGAAGCAGAAAGGATACCTGAATGGCATTTTCCTGAATAAGTTTGAGGAATTTTACCGCCTGAGCAAGTTGCAGGACACCTATACCAACATCCAGAAGTGCGATGTGTGGGATTACCAGTGGGAGTTTACTGTTTACAGCAACTCCGGCCTCTGCATTGTGCCTGAGGTGAACTTGGTGCGTAACATCGGGTTTGGGGATGATGCCACCCATACCTTTAACAAGCAGGACAAAAAGGCCGAGGTGCACGAGCAGGAAATAGAACTCCCGCTGCGCCACCCACGCTATGTGATACGCGACCTGGAGTCGGACAAGAAGAATTTCAACCACCTGATACGCGACAAAGTAAGCTCTAAGCTTAGAAGCATCTTCAGTTTAAGCCTGTAA
- a CDS encoding O-antigen ligase family protein: protein MKLNYSIIFAIPLMLVLMMDEMYIKMMAPENELLQINLFNLLVKGSAVLSFCYSIINFQHMSPYMRVAFFLLTAYVFALVLESYFKYSTFMVYPHVFLKLFLLSYTFFIYAFYKKNPHLNFKHIVYFILVGFVLHLFIVHPESLSISAFTSHERGAVATSVYMLMIPLMYFLGTYVYGGKLYNLFATFFVLGLIVFFQHRTVWICSTFAIAVFYLYIKFKADKPINLIGRMLPIAFIVTVVSIVMSAFIFTMNPEIITKFQENFTDIENYDSQGTGGWRYLQFLSYLPFIEDNLMIGMRFEGFELPIQFYQEDIDKPVFEDGNGHFFHSFYVDILFYVGMAGMFIYFMTMIHPIRKSITKSPLPITQIILLTFIASGFVYGISYILPPFYFGVLGWCITLIEEKNEAVTSYLKRSAQRMLARRRTRQLQAPVSYR from the coding sequence ATGAAGCTGAATTACAGTATCATCTTTGCCATCCCACTCATGCTTGTCCTGATGATGGATGAGATGTACATTAAAATGATGGCCCCGGAAAATGAATTGCTGCAGATAAACCTGTTCAATTTGCTTGTTAAGGGTTCTGCCGTACTTTCTTTCTGCTATAGCATTATCAACTTCCAGCACATGTCGCCTTACATGCGGGTGGCGTTTTTCCTGCTGACCGCTTACGTGTTTGCGCTGGTGCTGGAGTCGTACTTTAAGTACAGCACCTTTATGGTGTACCCCCACGTATTTCTGAAGCTGTTTTTGCTTAGTTATACGTTCTTCATCTACGCTTTCTATAAGAAGAACCCGCATCTCAACTTCAAGCACATTGTCTATTTTATACTTGTAGGGTTTGTGCTGCACCTTTTCATTGTGCACCCGGAATCGCTAAGTATCTCGGCTTTCACGAGCCATGAGCGTGGGGCCGTGGCCACGTCCGTGTACATGCTCATGATCCCGCTCATGTACTTCCTGGGCACTTATGTGTATGGTGGAAAGCTCTATAACCTGTTTGCCACTTTTTTTGTGCTTGGGCTTATTGTGTTCTTCCAGCACCGTACCGTTTGGATTTGCTCAACTTTTGCGATAGCGGTTTTCTACCTGTACATCAAGTTCAAGGCTGACAAACCCATCAACCTAATCGGCAGGATGCTGCCGATCGCGTTTATCGTTACCGTTGTCAGCATCGTGATGAGTGCGTTTATTTTCACGATGAACCCGGAGATCATCACCAAATTTCAGGAGAACTTCACAGATATTGAGAACTATGACTCCCAGGGAACAGGCGGTTGGCGTTACCTGCAGTTTCTCTCCTACCTGCCCTTTATCGAGGACAACCTGATGATTGGCATGCGCTTCGAAGGTTTTGAGTTGCCCATACAGTTTTACCAGGAAGATATTGACAAGCCCGTGTTTGAGGACGGTAACGGGCACTTCTTCCACAGTTTCTATGTCGACATCCTGTTTTATGTAGGCATGGCGGGGATGTTCATCTACTTCATGACAATGATTCACCCAATTCGCAAGTCCATTACCAAGTCCCCGCTGCCGATCACCCAGATCATACTGCTCACATTTATTGCCTCTGGGTTTGTGTACGGCATCTCCTACATACTTCCCCCGTTTTACTTTGGCGTGCTCGGCTGGTGTATTACCCTGATAGAGGAGAAAAACGAGGCTGTTACCAGCTATCTGAAGCGGTCGGCCCAGCGCATGCTTGCCCGCAGAAGAACGCGGCAGCTGCAGGCGCCTGTTTCTTACCGTTAA
- a CDS encoding glycosyltransferase family 4 protein gives MTIGISGPVDLKLLACDLGSENLPDTNAFPLVSHLINALLKRGYKVIAYTNSGTITEPLVLHGHNLTVCVARTKPQPGRRFFRYEINELKNLMQQHPADVIYAFWTYEYAWSALKSGIPTIVSIHDIARKIFLTQCDMFRFVRLIMNKIVTTRARHLAANSSYTYSQLSKSLKKKTVTLNNFFTSDIEDTVTKPEQKENYIVSVINGFNTRKGVPLALHAFAKVREAFPDVNYHLIGVDMEPDGLAHAYAKQHNLEQGVKFLGPLVHDNLIQLVANAKVLLHPSREESFGMAVIESMVVGTPVVGGRESGFIPHLLDHGKAGLLCNVYSADEVAAAVKKLLSDDAFARDVAAYAYRFAQDNFSEEVVVKQHLELYESIISKYYPQRVRKETALEEGNF, from the coding sequence ATGACAATAGGTATATCCGGTCCGGTTGACTTGAAATTGTTGGCATGCGATCTGGGCAGTGAAAACCTGCCTGATACAAACGCGTTCCCGCTTGTCTCGCATCTGATTAATGCCTTGCTTAAACGTGGCTATAAAGTAATTGCCTACACCAACTCGGGCACTATCACTGAGCCACTGGTGCTCCATGGCCATAACTTAACAGTATGCGTAGCCCGTACCAAACCGCAGCCGGGTCGTCGTTTCTTCCGCTATGAAATAAATGAGTTGAAGAACCTGATGCAGCAGCACCCAGCTGATGTGATCTATGCGTTCTGGACCTACGAGTACGCTTGGTCTGCCTTAAAGAGCGGCATTCCAACCATTGTAAGTATACATGATATAGCACGTAAAATTTTCCTTACTCAGTGCGACATGTTCCGCTTCGTCCGCCTGATCATGAACAAGATAGTGACGACACGCGCCAGGCACCTTGCGGCGAACTCCAGCTATACATACAGCCAGCTATCCAAAAGCCTGAAAAAGAAGACAGTCACACTCAATAACTTTTTCACTTCGGATATAGAGGATACTGTAACTAAACCTGAACAGAAGGAAAACTACATAGTATCGGTCATAAACGGGTTTAACACCCGCAAAGGCGTGCCTCTGGCCCTCCATGCCTTTGCGAAGGTAAGGGAGGCATTTCCGGATGTTAACTATCACCTGATTGGCGTAGACATGGAACCAGACGGATTGGCGCATGCCTATGCAAAACAGCACAATCTGGAGCAGGGTGTTAAATTCCTGGGGCCACTTGTACATGATAACCTCATTCAGCTGGTGGCGAACGCGAAGGTTTTGCTGCACCCCTCCAGGGAAGAATCCTTCGGCATGGCCGTCATAGAATCGATGGTGGTGGGAACACCGGTGGTAGGAGGGCGTGAAAGCGGCTTTATCCCCCATCTGCTCGACCACGGAAAAGCAGGGCTATTGTGCAATGTATACTCTGCGGATGAGGTGGCGGCAGCCGTGAAGAAGCTTCTCTCCGACGATGCTTTTGCCCGTGATGTGGCTGCTTACGCCTATCGATTCGCTCAGGATAACTTCTCAGAAGAGGTTGTTGTAAAGCAGCACCTCGAGCTTTACGAGTCGATCATCTCCAAATACTACCCCCAACGGGTAAGGAAAGAAACAGCCTTGGAAGAGGGAAACTTCTAA